AATGAGTCACAGTGATAATCTGCCTGACAACACTACTATATTCATCCATTCAGCTACCGCATCCTACACCCCAGTGCTATCCCAAATCATACGTTTATGGACAGCAGGAAAGCTACAGAGAAGCTGCTGGCCTCCCTGGATATCGACCACAACCAGTATAGATTTGGACACACAAAGGTAGGAAGTAGCAGCTCGTATAAAGCAAAGCTGTTAGTGGCAAAATAATCAGcgcaaaaaagcaaaataacaatttttaataattttattcaattatttaaaaattggatggtatttttttatatgagcATGTAACAATAAATCTAATCTCCCGCCATTTTGGCTTCATGTAGGTTTTCTTCAAGGCAGGCCTGCTGGGCCACCTCGAAGAACTGAGAGATGAGCGTCTGGCCAAAATCCTGACGTTGCTGCAGGCAGCTGCTCGTGGCAAACTCATGAGGAATGAGCGGAATAAGTTCACAAGAATGAAGTAAGAAAACCAAAgacttttgttgacaaaatcatttcttttttatataccTGAATGAATATAAAACGCATTCATACGCAGAGGAAAGCATTTAAGTCTAATATTTCACAGGAAGGTGAAGACATGAGTGCAGACAAACACTCCCTCAACAGTTGCTTTTCTGAACAGGTTCAATAGCAACACAATCTGCAGCAAGCCTTTCAGCTTGTGATATACTATACCTTAGTGTTCACTCCCCTGCTCTAGTATGTGTGGCATGCAAGGGCAGCGTTATCGGCGTGTGTGAGGCGTGTGCTTGCCCTTGTATGGTTACCAGGCATGTGTGTGGCCCTACTGTTAATAAGGGgccacatctctctctctctctctctctctctctctctctctctctctctctctctctctctctctctctctctctctctcacacacacacacacacccacatcgTGGGTCTCTGGCCATTCTCTCCATCTACTCTCTCTAAATTAAACAATGCTGACGGTGTCCTCAGAGCCAGGTGGCGACATGTGTCAAGTGGCAGCTGCTCAGGCCCTCCCTAAAAATACAACCCCCGGCCCCCTCCCTGGATGCCCAATGGCCCCTGGCCCCTTTTGTCCTCAGCGCCTGTACTTCTAAGTGTGTGCATTGATGGGATATGTGACGGGTGACAGAGGATTAAAGTTGCCTGTTGGACAGAGGGCTTAAGTTTCTAAATAAACACAGACGCTCACCTTTGAGAGGCACCCGGCATGGAGTCATGTCAAAAATGCAATCAGTTCCAACCCCCTCACCTCCCACCCCAGCGTGTGCACACTCACTCAAACTTACCCTCTAAACACTGAAAGAGCGTCCTTGACCAGTCGGCTCTGGGTCCATATTTAGGGTTGCGAGACGCCATTCTAATGAGACTAAATCAATCTGGTAACCCTGTTTGGTCACAGTCATGAAACATGAAAAGCAGCATTAGGTGTATGATTACattttccctctgtgtgtgatTAGATACAAGACAGTGAGTAGCAGCAGGATTAGTGCCAAAAtaagtaactaaataaatacacgGGGAACTCCAGGATAAATCTTTTTGACCTTCTTCTCTTAACTTGATGTGACATTAACTTCTATTCACTTCTACAGCAGTGGTTCCCCATATAGCTTTGTCAGGTGAACTCATGTATTTTATCAATATCATCACGAGTCATATTCCGAATTTGTTCATTTGTATTTAGTTATTGTAACATTATTATAAAAGTGGATATTGTTACgatataaacacattttgatacAATTGAAATGTCAATGTTTAGTTTGGTTCAATCAAGTTTGCATTTGTACCATTAGTGGCAGAAGCTACACGTTTAACAATTTCCCCAAACTTTAACTAACTCTTTAACTCTTAGCTAACTATTTACACCACTCAGTACTTCATTAACTACTCCAACCACTGTTTCATTTATCAATATTGATAACGAGTTCAGTCattatatgttattttttttctaactattttaattgttttatagCTATTTTCAACAATTAATCCACTGGTTTTTGTCAACCGTTTAGATCTTCCGGCTTTTAGACCAGTTCTTATTAGCTTGAGCTACTCCAAAATATGTCCACGTACCTTCTGGCAGTATACCTGATTGGGAATTATCGGTCTCTGTGCCATTTTAGATttgtttcaaaaaacatttcatcttttttttaggGCGGCTCTGATGATCATCCAGTGGAACATCCGAGCCTTCAATGCTGTCAAACACTGGCCCTGGATGAAGCTCTTCTTCAAAATCAAGCCTCTACTGAAAAGCGCTGCCACTGAGAAAGAGCTGATCTCTCTGAAGGAGGAGATGGCCAAGTTGAAGGAGGCTCTGGAGAAATCTGAGGTCAAGCGCAAAGAGTTGGAGGAGAGGCAGGTCAGCCTGGTCCTGGAGAAGAACGATATCTCTCTACTGCTGCAGGCGGTACGTGGCATTCCTCAAGAATTCACACATTTAGCTTTTGGAAAGACAGATAGTTCATGCACGTTCAGAACACATACTCTTTCTACCCTGTAGGAGCAAGACAATCTTGCAGATGCCGAGGACCGCTGTGAGCTGCTCATCAAAACTAAGATCCAGCTGGAGGCCAAAGTGAAAGAAATCATGGAGAGGctggaggacgaggaggagatGAGCTCTACTTTGCTCGCCAAGAAGCGCAAGCTGGAGGATGAGTGTGCTGAGCTGAAGAGAGACATTGACGATCTGGAGATCACTCTGGCTAAAGTGGAAAAGGAGAAGTATGCAACTGAGAACAAGGTAAGGGTGTTTGAAATGGAGTGAGTTGCCTCCAGAGTTAGTTAAGAGGGCACAGAAAGATCCACAGCAAATTAAGTAGATTGAATATGTACAggtaaataaaaactaaacatgtttttgatttCTCATTTCATAGTGATAAATACATTTCCTTCTTCCGGCTCACAGGTGAAGAACCTGATTGAGGAAATGTCAGTTCTTGATGAAACCATAACGCATTTGACCAAAGAAAAGAAGGCTCTTCAGGAGGCTCACCAGCAGACTCTAGATGACCTGCaggcagaggaagacaaagtCAACACTCTGACCAAAGCCAAGGCAAAGCTGGAGCAACAAGTAGATGATGTAAGTGTATTTATTGCCTATATAAAAGCACAGGTGGTGATATATATAAtgtaacatatttcaaaattcCTATTGAACCAGCTGGAGGGTTCActggagcaggagaagaagctGCGTATGGACCTGGAACGGGTCAAACGTAAGCTGGAGGGAGATCTGAAACTCTCCCTGGAGTCGGTTATGGACTTGGAGAATGACAAACAGCAAATTCAAGAGAATCTGAAGAAGTGAGTTTTCACTTAATTACAGAGAAATATGATCTTGCTTTTGGgaagtaatgataataattgcCAAATTTTTCTTCCAGGAAAGACTTTGAAATGAATGGGCTGAGCACAAGAATTGAAGACGAGCAAGCCTTGGTCAATCAGCTCCAGAAGAAGATAAAGGAGCTACAGGTGGGAACTGGTCTCAACTTCTATAAGAGCAGTTATGACATCATTTTGACAACATAACTGACCGCTGCTTTCCTTCAGGCTCGTACAGAGGAGTTGGAGGAGGAGTTGGAGGCCGAACGGGCTTGCAGGGCCAAAGTGGAGAAGCAGCGTGGTGATGTGGCTCGTGAGCTCGAAGAGCTGAGCGAGCGCCTGGAGGAGGCTGGTGGGGCAACCTCAGCCCAGATCGAGTTCAACAAGAAGAGAGAGGCAGATTTTCTGAAGATGCGGCGAGACCTGGAGGAAGCAATGATGCACCACGAGGCTACAACGGCGACCTTGCGGAAGAAGCATGCTGACAGCATTGCAGAGTTGAGCGAGCAGATCGACAGCCTGCAGCGAGTCAAGCATAagctggagaaggagaggagcGAGGTCAAGATGGAAGCCGATGATTTGGCCTGTACTGTGGAGCAGCTCTCCAAGGGCAAGGTAGatagaaaaaagaagataaacacACGGAAAGGTTTAAAGTACTAGATTAATCccttataaaaactaaaaatgtccATCTTTTGTCTACAGACCACTTCAGAGAAGATGTGTCGCCTGTATGAAGACCAAATGAATGAGGCTAAAGCCAAGGTTGAAGAGCTCCAGAGGCAGCTCAACGACACCAACACCCAAAGGGCCCGTGCTCAGACTGAGAGTGGTAGGGCGCTTTTTATTTGAtcacaaatcacacaaacagaTTTTACAGACCTGTTATTAACACAGGTACCTTTTTCTCCTCCATGTAGCCGAGGTGAGCAGGATGCTTGAAGAGCGGGAGTCCATGGTCTCCCAGCTGCAGCGTGCCAAGAACTCCGTCAGCCAGAATGTTGAGGAGATCAAGAAACAGTTGGAGGAGGAGAATAAGGTCAGCTCCATATCACCACATCAGTTAGTAGTGGTTATTTACAAAACTGGTAGCTACCTCTGCAGAAATTCAGAGTTCCTCCACTTCTACTAACTGCTCTGTGCCATCATGATTGGTTTCTTTAAGGCTAAGAATGCCCTAGCCCATGCGCTGCAGTCATGTCGACACGACTGTGATCTTCTGAGAGAGCAGTACGACGAAGAACAAGAAGCAAAGGCTGAATTACAGAGAAGTCTGTCCAAGGCCAATGCTGAGGTGGCTCAGTGGAGGACCAAGTATGAAACTGACGCCATCCAGAGGACTGAGGAGCTGGAGGAAGCCAAGTGagtgagatgtgtttttaactcaCAAAATTTGATGTTACACAATGATCATTTGACCTAAGAGTGCCAAATGTGTTTGCCTCTCATTAGGAAGAAGCTGGTGACACGTCTGCAGAACGCTGAAGAGACAGTGGAGGCTTCCAATGCCAAGTGCTCCTCCCTGGAGAAGACTAAACATCGGCTCCAGACAGAGATCGAGGACCTGACCATTGACCTGGAGCGTGCCAacgctgcagcagctgctcttGACAAGAAGCAACGCAACTTTGACAAGGTATTAGCTGATGGAAACTATTACAGAGGACGACTTTTGCTTTCCTTAACGGAAACCCTAATAGTCAATTTTAACTTTTGTTCCAGTGCAAATATGTGTCTTGTGTTCTCCAGGTGCTGGTTGAGTGGAAACAGAAGTATGAAGAATGCCAGTCAGAGCTGGAGACCTCTCAAAAAGAGTCTCGCGGCCTGAGCACAGAGCTCTTCAAACTAAAGAACTGCTACGAAGAGACCCTGGATCATCTCGAGACCTTCAAGAAGGAGACCAAGAACCTCCAAGGTGCctgtcattgttttttacaacatgaATACCCAGTTTGAAGGTTGCATCCTTTGAAACCGATTACAAGTTTACTTAGCcgttataaaaaataaaaacaatattgatatatttctaTCTTTACTCCCCTAGAGGAGATCACTGACCTGTCAGATCAAATCAGTCAGGGAGTGAAGACCATCCATGAgctggagaaaatgaaaaagggtCTGGACATGGAGAAATCTGAGCTTCAAGCTGCCCTGGAGGAAGCTGAAGTAAGCAGTTTGCTGAGTTCTCTCACTTCTTTCTCCTTGGTGTCTGGGATATTTTTTGACAGAGGTTACCCACCGAATATATGCTCTTCAAGCATTGagtatctgtctgtctcagggCACTCTGGAGCATGAAGAAAGCAAAACTCTCCGCATTCAGCTCGAGCTCAACCAGATCAAGGCTGACGTTGACAGGAAACTGGCAGAGAAGGATGAGGAAATTGACAGCCTTCGGTGAGATTCGTTGATTACTCTTTTTGTCCTTCTTTACGGCAGATTTGATTCTATCCCATTGACCAGTCTATACAAACTGGGCCTCCTAAATTTCTCTCAACATCTTTCAACTTCTAGCCGTAACCACCAGAGAACAATGGAGTCCATGCAGACCACATTAGATGCTGAGGCCAAGTCTCGCAACGAGGCAGTGCGcctgaagaagaagatggagggcGACTTGAATGAGATGGAGGTGCAGCTGAACCATGCCAACAGGCAGGCCTCAGAGTCCCACAAACTCCTGAGAAACTTGCAGGTTCAGATCAAGGTGAGTCCACCTAGCACCCGGTTGATGAACTTACATAATGTGTTTGATTCATTAGTACATGGAACAAATTCCATCCTCCTTAATATTTTGATTGTACATGATCTGGCTCCAGGACATTCAGTTGGAGCTGGATGCAACTATTCACAATAATGAGGATCTGAAGGAGCAGGTGGCAGTGACAGAGCGCCGCAACAACCTGCTGGCTGCTGAGGTAGAGGAGCTAAGGGCTCTGCTGGAACAGAATGACCGTGCACGCAAGCTAGCTGAGCATGAGCTGCTTGAGGCCACGGAGAGAGTCAACCTGTTGCACTCTCAGGTAGGAAGAAGCGTTTAAAACCACCCTCCAGTGCAATGATGAAAGATTATGACTTCActtgatataaatatattggCTTATCAAAGGATGGTCACTTACTTTCAGTAGATGGACGTGAATAGGATACCTTTGTTTTACAAGCTTGCTAGtctgtgtttgttaaaaatagTTGCAAAAGCAAGTATTTCTGGCCTATTTGTTACTCTTTGGTTCAGTTGCTCTGATtactaaataaaagaaatcaaattaaaaacaagataaaataacatatttttaataatgatgATTGATCATTATTATGATTTAATAATCCTGAGACGATTTTTGAAACTGACTCTTTTGCTGCAGAACACTGGAATGATCAACcagaagaagaagctggagAATGATCTGTCCACACTGTCAAATGAAGTAGACGATGCTGTGCAGGAGTGCCGCAATGCAGAGGAGAAGGCCAAAAAGGCCATCACTGATGTAAGTTCtgtaataaacaaaatataaagtGCATGACATAAGAAATTAACAGTACAGAATAACTCAACAGGGGTTTACTCAATGCCCATTTTACAATGATCCTCTGAATTCTTGTAGGCAGCTATGATGGCAGAGGAGCTGAAGAAGGAGCAGGACACTAGCGCCCATctggagaggatgaagaagaacatGGAGCAGACCATAAAGGATCTGCAGATGCGACTGGACGAAGCAGAGCAGATCGCCCTCAAGGGTGGAAAAAAACAGGTCCAGAAGCTGGAGGCCAAGGTGAGAGATGAGCTCAGTTAAATCATTATGTAGTCACTGTCCTATCTTATAATTGTTGTGATGGGTTGAGAGTTTTGTTTGTAATCTGAGTGGACTGGTAATGTTCTGGTCTTGCTTGTAGGTCAAAGAACTGCAGATTGAAATTGAATCTGAGCAAAAGAAGAGCCAAGAGTATCAGAAGGTAGTACGCAAGTATGAGAGGAGAATCAAAGAGCTCTCCTACCAGGTAAACAACAAGTTTGTTTGCACATAGAGCATGCTGGGGTGTAAAATATGAATGCTTGTTTTAGGAGCTCCCTGTGTTGTCTGTGCAGGGTGAGGAAGACAAGAAGAACCTGGTCCGCCTGCAGGACCTCATTGATAAACTGCAGACCAAGGTGAAGAGTTACAAGAGACAGGCTGAAGAAGCGGTGAGTCCATTATCAGCAGTTTAGCATTATTGTAGTGTCAGTGATAAATTATTATCTTCACCACATCCTTAGCCATAGCTGGAGCGGCTTAAATAGAGAAGAAAATGACTGAAAAGCCTTCAGTTCACTGTACACTGAATAGGTTTCTTGGTTTCCTCCCACCTGCAGGAGGAGCAGGCAAACACCAACCTCTCTAAGTATAGGAAGCTCCAGCACGAGCTTGATGATGCAGAGGAGAGGGCTGATACGGCTGAATCGCAGGTCAACAAGCTCCGGGTCCGCACACGGGACCAGGGTAGCAAGGTTAGTAAACTTAACACATTTCATATTACAGTATGCTGCTAAATTGTATGACCTTTAGaagtatttattaaaattagcCAGCGGGCTTCATAACAAGAGGGTTAATCTGAGAAGAGACTGAATGTTTTCCTTGGTTAAAGATGACCTCACATAGCCCTCTTATATGATCTCTAGTGTGGTCATAAGTAAATCTGTAACACTGTGTATGTGGTTGCTAATAAACATCCCTGTCATGTGTATTTCAGCATGCTGACTGACGTGAGGCTGAACGCTGTGGCCAAACATATCACAGCCAGCCAGCTGCAACAGCTGTGCTCGACTGTGACGAAACACCCAAATaaagatttcaaatatttacctatgactgttttgtttttccgtTATTTTTCAGTGTAAATATGTGATAAAGATAAAAATCCCACAAAGAAGGTCTAAAGGAgaatttattatattattaatttgaCAAACAACTGTTAAATAAGGAAAAATAAGTTTAACACCAGCATAAGAGGAGGAACATGTGGGTGAAAGTTGATTATAAAAGTAGTTATAGTAGAATGTGAAACTAAAATATGAATCTTGTTTGATAACAGggttagaaagagaaagactgAAGTGTGCAGAGGTGAATATCTAACACAGCGATGAGATTTTTTGCATTATTCAATGCCAAcacatgtgaaaaaacatgGGTTGTTATCTAAAATTAATTCATGATTTAGATTTTACACCATGAATGTTGTCCACTGTCCACTTCTCTTAAAgtcatttctttcaaaaagaACTGCTGTCGATCATGGTAGAGTGAGACACAATcatatttaattataaaaaaaaagcaccatgtgGTCTGTTAAGAGTAAATCGAAAGACTGGATGCAAAATGTGTCTGATATAATCCTCATCATGCCAAACAGTACATACATCTCCAGTTAATAAAGTCAAAGCATCAGGGATACCAAATAGTGTTACGTTTAACACTGTGCAGCGTGTTCTTGGCCGAAGGAATACCATTTCACCATTTTCTATACAAACTAAGGAAAGAAATCTAAGGCCTACTAGGAGCATCGCATCAGATACAGCATAAGTGTTGAGAACCAATTCTCTTGTGCATCATACAAAGGACTCACTCGCTCTACAATTCAGATCACAAAGCTACAGAAGTCAGGGTTTAGAGATTGTTTATAAAGCTGCTCCCAAAGAGCACTCACAACATTCATAATTGTATATCAATGAGCTCATTGGCTTCCATAGCGGATGACTGAGTGTTAAGAGATTTGGATCGCTGATAACCTATGATACGTAATAAGAATTTGACAACACAGTACCCCGCTTCAAATCACATTATGCTAtcaaaaaaaacatagcaaTTATTTCAGGCATCCAGCAAAGAAACTGAGAATTTGTTAGAGAGAAGCACTTGTAAAGTATAATTGTATCAACGTCACTGCAAAGCACAAAAGATGAACTAATTGAAAGTATGTGCACGCACCCTCACCAAGAGATTCAAGACATGCTGatttaaagttagaaaaaaatgaaacatttctgGTTAAATTgcttaaagcaaataaaaggctttcaaagtgtaaatgaccattgtgttgtgtttccatCCCAAGGCGGCATAGCACTAGCAACTCATGGCATCAGGGGCCAACTGTGGAAATGCCCTTATACATTCACATGAACAATTATTATGACTCATGACATGCTGGGAGTAAAACCGTAGACTTGACATAAGAAGTGGTTTGATCTGTCCGGTGCAAGGATAAAATATGAGGTAGCTCATCCATTTGTACTTATCTCAGGTTTAGTTTGCTTAATTTTAGAAACCAAATCCACATCTTCCATTTCCATTAAACAGCCACACATTCAGGCCGTGAACACATGAACATAGCCCTGCCCACTACTTCATCTTAATCCAAACTAAAAATCAAGTGggttcatgaaaaaaaaaagagagatcgTCATTCTCAGCTTGTTGTCAACGATTTTGAGAGACCAGAGACAGGGGTAGACCTTCAGTCCAATGCTGATGCTGTTGGGCAAGCTAATTCACATAAACTTTTGCTGGACTGGAACAATGTAAGTGGTATCCTAACACTAGCACCTGCATAGTTTATTCTTTTCTCAAAGCATCTCTCacaacatgcatacacattgttacaaaatgaaaatgtttttaatcaaaaattgtggtaaaatataataaacaaaaacaattcaatcTGTGCAATGTTTTATTCTACAGTTTATCCAGAGCTAAAAAGTTTGAACACgacataagtaaataaaaaataaaataaaaaacctggTAAAGAAATGACTCCCGAGTGGCTTCTAAAGTCACGACAGAGCGGATGGTTTTAGGTGAGAGGAGCCCCGTGTGATTTGTGAAACATGCCAGCCAGCCCACAAGCTACCTAAATGTGCAGAGTAGAACCAAAAAGCACCAATTAACAATAGCCATCTAATGTAATAGACCCACAGACAGGTTGGCGTGGAACACAGAGTGCGTAGGTAGTGGGAGAGTGAGGCCGGTGACTCCTGGCAGCCTTGGGACAAACTACCGACCTGAAAATCTGGGTATCGGTTTAAGCTGTGGCCATTTCCAAACCACGTCCAAgtgaaaagaatatttttttcttacatataCTTTGTTgaatcatacttttttttttccatagaaTTTTGTATAGGTTATATAAAAGGCTCTATTTGAATTTCACCTAAAGCAAACAACCAAAGCAGGTGTCATTTCACAAGGTCCCTTAATTGTCAAACGATGTGGGGCGGGCATACAGGTTTCCTCCTCTACCTTTGAAGAAGAAGTCGGTAACTTAGTGAGAGGACGACAGCCAGGCAAATTACATCTCATCACGTTTGTGATGACACCCTCAATGCAAAAGGTACAGACAAAAACAGGCAAGTCTTTACACCCAGAACACAGTCAAAGTGCCTGGATGGCTCAGCGGAGATATCACCAGCTTTAGGTGTCCATGCTCCTGTGACCTTCTGCCCTGTCCCACCCCGTGCTCACTAAGTGAACAAACTGGAGGTCAATCTTCCAGCAGGTCTCTGTCCAGATCCATGTAGGGTTCATCAATGTAGCTTGCTATGGCACACAGAGAAGTCCTGTCTGAGCCCAGCAGCACTGACACAGTCTCCTTCCAGTAGCTGAAGGGGATACAGGAGCTCTGGgaggagagaaagcagagagaatttagaacaaaacattttgtgactttgtgctCACTATTGAAGGCTTAGCTGCAATGTCAAGTAACATGCATACTTAGCTGAGAATTTCACCATCAAATAATGTGGTAAATTAGGTTAGATCAAGGTGATCAGGGCcttgtgtacatgtgtaaatATCTTCAGCTTTTGGgttgtgtatatacacatgtgaaaataataaacattgtTAATGTTGAAGCAGCCATGATTTCCATTTCTGGCCACTTGAGGGCAGCAGAACAAGCAAATGCACAACATTGATAGAAAACAGTTGGCCatttacaacattaacatttatttgtagTTGTGTTGCCAAATTCTTATTAATCAGACAAACGCTGGGATTACT
The Etheostoma cragini isolate CJK2018 chromosome 4, CSU_Ecrag_1.0, whole genome shotgun sequence genome window above contains:
- the myh7ba gene encoding myosin, heavy chain 7B, cardiac muscle, beta a isoform X2; the protein is MNPPKYDMIEDMAMLTHLNEASVLFNLRRRYSAWMIYTYSGLFCVTVNPYKWLPVYTAPVVAAYKGKRRSEAPPHIYSIADNAYNDMLRNRENQSMLITGESGAGKTVNTKRVIQYFAIVAALGETTAKKGQGLATKTEGTLEDQIIEANPAMEAFGNAKTLRNDNSSRFGKFIRIHFGHTGKLASADIDIYLLEKSRVIFQQPGERSYHIYYQIMSQKKPELLDMLLVSSNPYDYHFCSQGVTTVENMDDGQELMATDHAMDILGFLSDEKYGCYKIVGAIMHFGNMKFKQKQREEQAEADGTESADKASYLMGVSSADLIKGLLHPRVKVGNEYVVKGQNVEQVNYAVGALAKATYDRMFKWLVGRINRTLYTSLPRQYFIGVLDIAGFEIFELNSFEQLCINFTNEKLQQFFNHHMFILEQEEYKREGIEWTFIDFGLDLQACIDLIEKPLGIMSILEEECMFPKASDSSFKAKMYDNHIGKSPNFQKPRPDKKRKYEAHFELVHYAGVVPYTIIGWLDKNKDPLNETVVVCFRKSSNKLLASLYENYVGSDSVSDHKSGSKEKRKKAASFQTVSQLHKENLNKLMTNLRSTQPHFVRCIIPNETKTPGIMEAFIVLHQLRCNGVLEGIRICRKGFPNRIVYAEFKQRYRILHPSAIPNHTFMDSRKATEKLLASLDIDHNQYRFGHTKVFFKAGLLGHLEELRDERLAKILTLLQAAARGKLMRNERNKFTRMKAALMIIQWNIRAFNAVKHWPWMKLFFKIKPLLKSAATEKELISLKEEMAKLKEALEKSEVKRKELEERQVSLVLEKNDISLLLQAEQDNLADAEDRCELLIKTKIQLEAKVKEIMERLEDEEEMSSTLLAKKRKLEDECAELKRDIDDLEITLAKVEKEKYATENKVKNLIEEMSVLDETITHLTKEKKALQEAHQQTLDDLQAEEDKVNTLTKAKAKLEQQVDDLEGSLEQEKKLRMDLERVKRKLEGDLKLSLESVMDLENDKQQIQENLKKKDFEMNGLSTRIEDEQALVNQLQKKIKELQARTEELEEELEAERACRAKVEKQRGDVARELEELSERLEEAGGATSAQIEFNKKREADFLKMRRDLEEAMMHHEATTATLRKKHADSIAELSEQIDSLQRVKHKLEKERSEVKMEADDLACTVEQLSKGKTTSEKMCRLYEDQMNEAKAKVEELQRQLNDTNTQRARAQTESAEVSRMLEERESMVSQLQRAKNSVSQNVEEIKKQLEEENKAKNALAHALQSCRHDCDLLREQYDEEQEAKAELQRSLSKANAEVAQWRTKYETDAIQRTEELEEAKKKLVTRLQNAEETVEASNAKCSSLEKTKHRLQTEIEDLTIDLERANAAAAALDKKQRNFDKVLVEWKQKYEECQSELETSQKESRGLSTELFKLKNCYEETLDHLETFKKETKNLQEEITDLSDQISQGVKTIHELEKMKKGLDMEKSELQAALEEAEGTLEHEESKTLRIQLELNQIKADVDRKLAEKDEEIDSLRRNHQRTMESMQTTLDAEAKSRNEAVRLKKKMEGDLNEMEVQLNHANRQASESHKLLRNLQVQIKDIQLELDATIHNNEDLKEQVAVTERRNNLLAAEVEELRALLEQNDRARKLAEHELLEATERVNLLHSQNTGMINQKKKLENDLSTLSNEVDDAVQECRNAEEKAKKAITDAAMMAEELKKEQDTSAHLERMKKNMEQTIKDLQMRLDEAEQIALKGGKKQVQKLEAKVKELQIEIESEQKKSQEYQKVVRKYERRIKELSYQGEEDKKNLVRLQDLIDKLQTKVKSYKRQAEEAEEQANTNLSKYRKLQHELDDAEERADTAESQVNKLRVRTRDQGSKHAD
- the myh7ba gene encoding myosin, heavy chain 7B, cardiac muscle, beta a isoform X3, which encodes MEAFGNAKTLRNDNSSRFGKFIRIHFGHTGKLASADIDIYLLEKSRVIFQQPGERSYHIYYQIMSQKKPELLDMLLVSSNPYDYHFCSQGVTTVENMDDGQELMATDHAMDILGFLSDEKYGCYKIVGAIMHFGNMKFKQKQREEQAEADGTESADKASYLMGVSSADLIKGLLHPRVKVGNEYVVKGQNVEQVNYAVGALAKATYDRMFKWLVGRINRTLYTSLPRQYFIGVLDIAGFEIFELNSFEQLCINFTNEKLQQFFNHHMFILEQEEYKREGIEWTFIDFGLDLQACIDLIEKPLGIMSILEEECMFPKASDSSFKAKMYDNHIGKSPNFQKPRPDKKRKYEAHFELVHYAGVVPYTIIGWLDKNKDPLNETVVVCFRKSSNKLLASLYENYVGSDSVSDHKSGSKEKRKKAASFQTVSQLHKENLNKLMTNLRSTQPHFVRCIIPNETKTPGIMEAFIVLHQLRCNGVLEGIRICRKGFPNRIVYAEFKQRYRILHPSAIPNHTFMDSRKATEKLLASLDIDHNQYRFGHTKVFFKAGLLGHLEELRDERLAKILTLLQAAARGKLMRNERNKFTRMKAALMIIQWNIRAFNAVKHWPWMKLFFKIKPLLKSAATEKELISLKEEMAKLKEALEKSEVKRKELEERQVSLVLEKNDISLLLQAEQDNLADAEDRCELLIKTKIQLEAKVKEIMERLEDEEEMSSTLLAKKRKLEDECAELKRDIDDLEITLAKVEKEKYATENKVKNLIEEMSVLDETITHLTKEKKALQEAHQQTLDDLQAEEDKVNTLTKAKAKLEQQVDDLEGSLEQEKKLRMDLERVKRKLEGDLKLSLESVMDLENDKQQIQENLKKKDFEMNGLSTRIEDEQALVNQLQKKIKELQARTEELEEELEAERACRAKVEKQRGDVARELEELSERLEEAGGATSAQIEFNKKREADFLKMRRDLEEAMMHHEATTATLRKKHADSIAELSEQIDSLQRVKHKLEKERSEVKMEADDLACTVEQLSKGKTTSEKMCRLYEDQMNEAKAKVEELQRQLNDTNTQRARAQTESAEVSRMLEERESMVSQLQRAKNSVSQNVEEIKKQLEEENKAKNALAHALQSCRHDCDLLREQYDEEQEAKAELQRSLSKANAEVAQWRTKYETDAIQRTEELEEAKKKLVTRLQNAEETVEASNAKCSSLEKTKHRLQTEIEDLTIDLERANAAAAALDKKQRNFDKVLVEWKQKYEECQSELETSQKESRGLSTELFKLKNCYEETLDHLETFKKETKNLQEEITDLSDQISQGVKTIHELEKMKKGLDMEKSELQAALEEAEGTLEHEESKTLRIQLELNQIKADVDRKLAEKDEEIDSLRRNHQRTMESMQTTLDAEAKSRNEAVRLKKKMEGDLNEMEVQLNHANRQASESHKLLRNLQVQIKDIQLELDATIHNNEDLKEQVAVTERRNNLLAAEVEELRALLEQNDRARKLAEHELLEATERVNLLHSQNTGMINQKKKLENDLSTLSNEVDDAVQECRNAEEKAKKAITDAAMMAEELKKEQDTSAHLERMKKNMEQTIKDLQMRLDEAEQIALKGGKKQVQKLEAKVKELQIEIESEQKKSQEYQKVVRKYERRIKELSYQGEEDKKNLVRLQDLIDKLQTKVKSYKRQAEEAEEQANTNLSKYRKLQHELDDAEERADTAESQVNKLRVRTRDQGSKHAD